One genomic window of Candidatus Hydrogenedentota bacterium includes the following:
- a CDS encoding lipoprotein-releasing ABC transporter permease subunit: MPFELFVALRYLRGKRKNRFVSLITVISVAGVCVGVMALIVVMSVMTGFDNALRATIIGNRSHVDFRIKNNLSILDYEEGIRQLKAASPDIVAAAPVVVTESLLQRGGATTGGIILGVNPELESEVTDLATNLTSAEGRHFGKGTLPGDKEIVLGYRLAARIGANVGDDIIVYTAKAKSSPFGPRGGSNISLTICGISEARMSDIDMVYGYVNMETARKLSGREGADSIRCKLKDPYLAEKVKQEIEGTEGLPYYGETWYESQQEFFGALEQEKVAMFIILAFIILVAAFNITSTLIMIVLEKQRDIGILRTLGVSGGSIIWLFIVEGLLIGLSGTFAGVILGTVFAYYINPIAEAIAWVLGIDLFNATIYYYDRIPSDVVPYDVAWITISAVILTFVSTLYPAWSASRLTPVDALRHE; this comes from the coding sequence GTGCCGTTTGAACTTTTTGTGGCCCTGCGCTATCTGCGGGGCAAGCGGAAGAACCGCTTCGTCTCGCTGATCACGGTGATCTCCGTGGCGGGCGTCTGCGTCGGGGTCATGGCCCTCATCGTCGTGATGAGCGTGATGACCGGCTTCGACAATGCCCTGCGCGCAACCATCATCGGCAACCGCTCCCATGTAGATTTCCGCATCAAGAACAATCTTTCGATTCTTGATTACGAGGAGGGCATCCGCCAGCTCAAAGCCGCCAGCCCGGACATCGTTGCGGCGGCCCCGGTGGTGGTGACGGAGTCGCTGCTCCAGCGCGGCGGGGCGACGACGGGCGGCATAATCCTGGGGGTGAATCCCGAGTTGGAAAGCGAAGTCACCGATCTGGCGACGAACCTGACCAGCGCGGAAGGTCGCCACTTCGGAAAGGGCACGCTTCCCGGCGACAAGGAAATCGTGCTGGGCTATCGGCTGGCTGCCCGTATCGGGGCCAACGTCGGCGACGACATTATTGTCTACACCGCGAAGGCCAAGAGCAGTCCCTTTGGCCCCCGGGGCGGCTCCAACATCTCCCTGACGATCTGTGGCATTTCCGAGGCCCGGATGTCCGACATCGACATGGTCTACGGCTACGTGAACATGGAAACCGCCCGGAAATTGAGTGGGCGCGAGGGCGCGGACAGCATCCGCTGCAAGCTGAAGGATCCCTACCTGGCGGAGAAGGTGAAGCAGGAGATCGAGGGCACCGAAGGCCTGCCCTACTACGGCGAAACGTGGTATGAGAGCCAGCAGGAGTTTTTCGGTGCGCTGGAGCAGGAGAAGGTGGCCATGTTCATCATCCTGGCCTTCATTATCCTCGTGGCGGCCTTTAACATCACCAGTACCTTGATCATGATCGTGCTGGAGAAGCAGCGCGACATAGGCATTCTGCGCACCCTCGGCGTGAGCGGCGGATCCATCATCTGGCTCTTTATCGTGGAGGGTCTGCTCATCGGGCTGAGCGGCACCTTCGCGGGGGTGATCCTGGGTACGGTATTCGCCTATTACATCAACCCCATCGCGGAGGCCATCGCGTGGGTGCTCGGCATCGATCTCTTCAACGCGACGATCTACTACTACGACCGGATTCCCAGCGACGTGGTGCCCTACGATGTGGCGTGGATTACCATCAGCGCCGTTATCCTGACCTTCGTTTCCACCCTGTATCCCGCCTGGAGCGCTTCGCGCCTTACCCCCGTGGATGCCCTGCGCCATGAATAG
- a CDS encoding ABC transporter ATP-binding protein, translated as MNSILSCQNIQKSYDDGNRKLEILRGVDLEVREGEILAISGPSGVGKSTLLHIMGTLDKPTSGDVLYQGRALSGLGRKEINRIRNEEIGFVFQFYHLLPEFTALENVMMPAICKGASRKTAATRAEELLHTVGLAERMTHKPGQLSGGEQQRVAIARALYNKPSVVLSDEPTGNLDENTGGSIIDLIWKLNEEHGVTLVIVTHDDSLAARAHRWIHMHGGLAELKKS; from the coding sequence ATGAATAGTATCCTGAGCTGCCAGAACATACAGAAGAGCTACGACGACGGCAATCGCAAGCTGGAGATTCTGCGGGGCGTGGACCTCGAAGTGCGCGAAGGCGAGATCCTGGCCATCAGCGGCCCCTCGGGCGTGGGCAAGAGCACCCTGCTCCATATCATGGGCACCCTCGACAAGCCCACCAGTGGCGACGTGCTCTATCAGGGCCGCGCACTGTCGGGATTGGGCCGCAAAGAGATCAACCGCATTCGCAATGAAGAGATCGGATTCGTTTTCCAGTTCTACCACCTCCTGCCGGAATTCACGGCGCTGGAAAACGTGATGATGCCCGCCATCTGCAAGGGGGCGTCGCGCAAGACGGCCGCCACCCGCGCGGAAGAACTCCTTCACACCGTGGGCCTTGCCGAGCGCATGACCCACAAGCCCGGCCAGCTCAGCGGCGGCGAACAGCAGCGCGTGGCCATTGCCCGCGCGCTGTACAACAAGCCCAGCGTCGTCCTCAGCGACGAGCCCACAGGCAACCTCGACGAAAACACGGGCGGCAGCATCATCGATCTGATCTGGAAGCTCAACGAAGAGCACGGCGTGACCCTCGTCATCGTAACCCACGACGACAGCCTCGCGGCGAGGGCCCACCGCTGGATCCACATGCACGGCGGCCTGGCGGAGTTGAAGAAGTCTTAA